A portion of the Nitratidesulfovibrio termitidis HI1 genome contains these proteins:
- a CDS encoding substrate-binding domain-containing protein, which produces MRRLLLVLCLFTVLLPAQSMAADKVLMMATTTSTADTGLLDDLAPAFQKETGIELKFTATGTGKALEMGRSCNVDVLLVHDPVAEAKFVGDGFGINRTQLMYNDFVMVGPKADPAGVKGKTVAEAMKTLSAGKAPFISRGDKSGTHALELRLWKETGVGVPEGKEWYVEAGQGMMRTIAMCAEKNGYTLTDRGTWIKYEAGLKEAGPLAIVVEKDQKLFNQYSSITVNPGKCPSAKADLADAFTKWMASPSTQKRIADFKLMEKPLFTPNAGK; this is translated from the coding sequence ATGCGTCGTCTGCTTCTCGTTCTTTGCCTGTTCACCGTATTGCTGCCCGCGCAGTCCATGGCGGCGGACAAGGTGCTGATGATGGCCACCACCACCAGCACCGCCGATACCGGCCTGCTCGACGACCTCGCCCCCGCCTTTCAGAAGGAAACGGGCATCGAGCTCAAGTTTACAGCCACGGGCACCGGCAAGGCGCTGGAAATGGGCCGCAGCTGCAACGTGGACGTGCTGCTGGTGCACGACCCCGTGGCAGAGGCCAAGTTTGTGGGCGATGGCTTCGGCATTAACCGCACCCAGCTGATGTATAACGATTTCGTTATGGTGGGCCCCAAGGCCGATCCGGCGGGCGTGAAGGGCAAGACCGTGGCCGAGGCCATGAAGACCCTGTCCGCGGGCAAGGCCCCGTTCATCAGCCGCGGCGACAAGTCCGGCACCCACGCGCTGGAACTGCGCCTGTGGAAGGAAACCGGCGTGGGCGTGCCCGAAGGCAAGGAATGGTACGTGGAAGCCGGGCAGGGCATGATGCGCACCATCGCCATGTGCGCGGAAAAGAACGGCTACACCCTGACCGACCGGGGCACCTGGATCAAGTACGAGGCGGGCCTGAAGGAAGCCGGGCCGCTGGCCATCGTGGTGGAAAAGGACCAGAAGCTGTTCAACCAGTACAGCTCCATCACCGTGAACCCGGGCAAGTGCCCCTCGGCCAAGGCCGACCTGGCCGACGCCTTCACCAAGTGGATGGCCAGCCCCTCCACCCAGAAGCGCATTGCCGACTTCAAGCTGATGGAAAAGCCGCTGTTTACGCCCAACGCGGGCAAGTAA
- a CDS encoding ABC transporter permease produces MDYLLDGLATALHLLVRGDAETFSAVWITLAASGMSIAACLAIGAPLGFLIGYHDFPGRRAVRIAVDTALCFPTVVIGLLVYLLLSRQGPLGGLGLLFTIPGMSVGLTLLGIPIVMAMTALAVEQADARLRLTLLTLGADGRQMLFATLWETRYHLMLAGVAAFGRIVSEVGISMMVGGNIKWHTRTITTAIALETGKGDYALGIALGLVLLAIALLLNLVLAGLRRRAGR; encoded by the coding sequence ATGGATTATCTGCTCGACGGCCTTGCCACCGCCCTGCACCTTCTGGTCAGGGGCGATGCCGAAACCTTCTCCGCCGTGTGGATCACCCTTGCGGCGTCGGGAATGTCCATTGCAGCGTGCCTTGCCATCGGCGCGCCGCTGGGCTTCCTGATCGGCTACCACGATTTTCCCGGTCGCCGGGCCGTGCGCATTGCCGTGGATACGGCGCTGTGCTTCCCCACCGTGGTCATCGGCCTGCTGGTGTACCTGCTGCTGTCGCGGCAGGGCCCGCTGGGCGGCCTGGGACTGTTGTTCACCATTCCCGGCATGTCCGTGGGCCTGACGCTGCTGGGAATACCCATCGTCATGGCCATGACCGCGCTGGCCGTGGAACAGGCCGATGCCCGCCTGCGCCTGACCCTGCTCACCCTGGGGGCCGATGGGCGCCAGATGCTTTTCGCCACCCTGTGGGAAACCCGCTACCACCTGATGCTGGCTGGGGTTGCGGCCTTCGGACGCATCGTGTCCGAGGTGGGCATTTCCATGATGGTGGGGGGCAACATCAAGTGGCACACCCGCACCATCACCACGGCCATCGCGCTGGAAACGGGCAAGGGCGACTACGCCCTGGGCATCGCGCTGGGGCTGGTGCTGCTGGCCATTGCCCTGCTGCTGAACCTTGTGCTGGCGGGGTTGCGCAGGAGGGCCGGGCGATGA
- a CDS encoding ABC transporter ATP-binding protein, with amino-acid sequence MSELVDDAPAAGLEPLPDAASSGQSAAESSSGVLCARCHQPLYRLEDVVCRYGERTVLDVPRLDIAAGGITGVVGPNGGGKSTLLRLLALLDAPCQGGLHFAGEAVGPLSSARTADLRRSVTLLLQEPYLLRRSVYDNVAFGLTVRSGRAGWSGLSLRSGRGVHETADAVRAALELVALDPDVFLRRRWFELSGGEAQRVALAARLAFSPRVLLMDEPTASLDEESAARIADAARAVARRGTTVIVVSHDRDWLEPLAGRILKVRRGLVEG; translated from the coding sequence ATGTCCGAGCTTGTCGATGATGCCCCTGCGGCGGGACTGGAACCCTTGCCGGATGCGGCATCGAGCGGGCAGTCCGCTGCGGAGTCGAGTTCCGGCGTGCTGTGCGCCCGTTGTCACCAGCCGCTCTATCGGCTGGAGGACGTGGTGTGCCGGTACGGCGAACGCACCGTGCTTGACGTGCCCCGGCTGGACATCGCCGCCGGGGGCATCACCGGGGTGGTGGGGCCCAACGGCGGGGGCAAGTCCACCCTGCTGCGCCTGCTGGCCCTGCTGGACGCCCCCTGCCAGGGCGGACTGCACTTTGCGGGTGAAGCCGTGGGGCCTTTGTCTTCAGCGCGCACGGCGGATCTGCGCCGTTCGGTGACCCTGCTGTTGCAGGAACCCTACCTGTTGCGTCGCAGCGTGTACGACAACGTGGCCTTCGGCCTGACAGTGCGGTCCGGGCGGGCCGGGTGGTCCGGCCTGTCTCTGCGATCCGGGCGCGGCGTGCACGAAACGGCGGATGCCGTGCGTGCGGCGCTGGAACTGGTGGCCCTGGACCCGGACGTGTTCCTGCGCCGCCGCTGGTTCGAACTTTCCGGCGGTGAGGCCCAGCGCGTGGCCCTGGCCGCCCGGCTGGCCTTTTCGCCGCGCGTGCTGCTGATGGACGAACCCACGGCCAGCCTGGACGAGGAAAGCGCCGCGCGCATCGCCGACGCCGCCCGCGCCGTGGCCCGGCGGGGCACCACGGTCATCGTGGTCTCGCACGACCGCGACTGGCTGGAACCGCTGGCGGGCCGCATCCTGAAGGTGCGGCGGGGGCTGGTGGAAGGGTAG
- the acs gene encoding acetate--CoA ligase translates to MPRRKLPAQPSAAPDTPAHTAPGIGPDVLTDVAPGASGVSGAPDAHDDGALPSATVPPLRDLPFTGGTIDALLREERVFRPLPQVVAGAVVNPQDVARARARAAADPDGYWEEAAEELEWFRRWDAVHDGGNAPFHRWFTGARCNIVHNALDRHIETGTKNRLALIWEGESGDTRSFTYYQLYREVNRLANALRGLGVGKGDRVIIYMPPLPETVFAMLAAAKIGAVHSTVFGGFSARSLRDRMEDARPAVIVTVDGFYRNGRVIPLKPIADEAVRSLPPDLAAGVRHMVVVHRAHVETPMTEGRDIWYHDAVRGQHHEALTEIMDSTDPLFLLYTSGTTGKPKGHVHAHGGYMVGVHRTMRWVFDVKPTDIFWCTAEPGWITGHSYVVYGPLMAGTTTVLYEGHPLYPEPGRVWSMVERLGITILYTAPTLVRMLMRHGAQHVARHDLTTLRLLGTVGEPISPEAWLWFHRHVGRGRCPVLDTWWQTETGMIMLSPLPVSLLKPGSVTRPLPGIEADVVDEHGQPVGPGRGGLLVLKRPWPAMSCGVYNDDESYRRLYWERFPGWYCTGDVARRDEDGYFWIQGRADDVLLIAGHRIGTAEMEAALASHPSVAECAVIGVPDALRGEVAKAFVVLVDDHPPLGTMVNADDLATELVEHVRRELGPVAVIREVSFREGLPRNRSGKIMRRVLRSEELGRDTGDLSTLEDGYV, encoded by the coding sequence ATGCCGCGCCGCAAACTTCCCGCACAGCCTTCCGCAGCGCCGGACACTCCGGCCCACACCGCGCCCGGCATCGGCCCCGACGTGCTGACCGACGTTGCACCCGGCGCGTCTGGCGTGTCTGGCGCGCCCGATGCACATGACGATGGCGCCCTGCCTTCGGCCACCGTGCCGCCCCTGCGCGACCTGCCCTTTACCGGCGGCACCATTGATGCCCTGCTGCGCGAGGAACGCGTGTTCCGCCCCCTGCCGCAGGTGGTTGCCGGGGCCGTGGTCAACCCGCAGGACGTGGCCCGCGCCCGCGCCCGCGCCGCCGCCGACCCGGACGGCTACTGGGAAGAAGCGGCGGAAGAGCTGGAATGGTTCCGCCGCTGGGACGCGGTGCACGACGGCGGCAACGCCCCCTTCCACCGCTGGTTCACCGGCGCGCGCTGCAACATCGTGCACAACGCGCTGGACCGGCACATCGAAACCGGCACCAAGAACCGCCTGGCCCTGATCTGGGAAGGCGAATCGGGCGACACGCGCAGCTTCACCTACTATCAGCTGTACCGCGAGGTGAACCGCTTGGCCAACGCGTTGCGCGGCCTGGGCGTCGGCAAGGGCGACCGGGTGATCATCTACATGCCGCCCCTGCCGGAAACGGTGTTCGCCATGCTGGCCGCCGCCAAGATCGGCGCGGTGCATTCCACGGTGTTCGGGGGCTTTTCCGCCCGCTCGCTGCGCGACCGCATGGAGGACGCCCGCCCCGCCGTCATCGTCACGGTGGACGGCTTCTATCGCAATGGCCGGGTCATTCCGCTGAAACCCATCGCCGACGAAGCAGTGCGCTCCCTGCCGCCCGACCTTGCCGCCGGGGTGCGCCACATGGTGGTGGTGCACCGCGCCCACGTGGAAACGCCCATGACCGAGGGCCGCGACATCTGGTACCACGATGCCGTGCGCGGGCAGCACCACGAGGCGCTGACCGAGATCATGGACAGCACCGACCCGCTGTTCCTGCTGTACACCTCCGGCACCACGGGCAAGCCCAAGGGGCACGTGCACGCCCACGGCGGCTACATGGTGGGGGTGCACCGCACCATGCGCTGGGTGTTCGACGTGAAGCCCACGGACATCTTCTGGTGCACGGCGGAACCAGGCTGGATCACCGGGCACAGCTACGTGGTGTACGGACCGCTGATGGCGGGCACCACCACGGTGCTGTACGAAGGGCACCCCCTGTACCCCGAACCGGGGCGGGTGTGGTCCATGGTGGAACGCCTGGGCATCACCATCCTGTACACCGCGCCCACCCTGGTGCGCATGCTGATGCGCCACGGCGCGCAGCACGTGGCCCGGCACGACCTGACCACCCTTCGCCTGCTGGGCACGGTGGGCGAACCCATCAGCCCGGAAGCGTGGCTGTGGTTCCACCGCCACGTGGGGCGCGGGCGTTGCCCGGTGCTGGACACCTGGTGGCAGACGGAAACCGGCATGATCATGCTCAGCCCGCTGCCCGTGTCGCTGCTGAAGCCGGGCTCGGTCACCCGGCCACTGCCCGGCATCGAGGCCGACGTGGTGGACGAGCACGGCCAGCCCGTGGGACCGGGGCGCGGCGGCCTGCTGGTGCTGAAGCGCCCGTGGCCCGCCATGTCCTGCGGGGTGTACAACGACGACGAAAGCTACCGCCGCCTGTACTGGGAACGCTTTCCCGGCTGGTACTGCACCGGCGACGTGGCCCGCCGCGACGAGGACGGCTACTTCTGGATTCAGGGGCGGGCCGACGACGTGCTGCTGATCGCCGGACACCGCATTGGCACGGCAGAGATGGAAGCGGCGCTGGCCTCGCACCCCTCGGTGGCGGAATGCGCGGTCATCGGCGTGCCAGACGCCCTGCGCGGCGAGGTGGCCAAGGCCTTCGTGGTGCTGGTGGACGACCACCCGCCGCTGGGCACCATGGTCAACGCCGACGACCTGGCGACCGAGTTGGTGGAGCACGTGCGGCGCGAACTGGGACCGGTGGCGGTAATCCGCGAGGTGTCCTTCCGCGAGGGACTGCCCCGCAACCGCAGCGGCAAGATCATGCGCCGGGTGCTGCGCAGCGAGGAACTGGGCAGGGACACTGGAGATTTGTCCACGCTCGAGGATGGATATGTATAA
- a CDS encoding LytR/AlgR family response regulator transcription factor, giving the protein MTRLNTLLAHPDPEVRQRLRRLLAPVPFLRVLGEAVDGDEAWALLDALPYGVFFTGVDLGGETSGLELARRLLGRRDRPALVFIAGDEKLAFEAFDLDATDYLIFPCPDERFQRTVGRLDQFRANFRLAPEPGARWREPHQAQQPQQDQSAQPAPGDTDHPSRPQPANSVAPVQATAARPDTPAAAATAAPPSAVRAAIASGDIEPLGSWQDGWHEEWRDDGHAPGSPEDGPPVQTLQLALGDEEQDSFLSALGSAWDYTSRFRPVEIGKLAITQDGTTILVPYNEIVFVEAYEDYSYVHTSTDKYLTSYRLKVLEGRLRPHRFFRVHRKYLVNLDMVTEIASVPGGNCMLRTMGRTRIELPISRRRLGELKEILGL; this is encoded by the coding sequence ATGACACGCCTGAACACCCTGCTCGCCCACCCCGACCCGGAAGTGCGCCAACGCCTGCGCCGTCTGCTGGCGCCCGTGCCCTTCCTGCGCGTGCTGGGCGAGGCCGTGGACGGCGACGAGGCCTGGGCCCTGCTCGACGCCCTGCCCTACGGGGTGTTCTTCACTGGTGTGGACCTTGGCGGCGAGACATCGGGCCTGGAACTGGCCCGCCGCCTGCTGGGCCGCCGCGACCGCCCCGCGCTGGTGTTCATTGCCGGGGACGAAAAGCTGGCCTTCGAGGCCTTCGATCTGGACGCCACCGACTACCTCATCTTTCCCTGCCCGGACGAACGCTTTCAGCGCACCGTGGGTCGGCTGGACCAGTTCCGCGCCAACTTCCGGCTGGCCCCGGAACCGGGGGCCCGCTGGCGCGAGCCGCATCAGGCCCAGCAACCGCAGCAGGACCAGTCCGCGCAGCCAGCCCCAGGGGATACGGACCACCCATCACGACCGCAGCCAGCCAATTCCGTTGCGCCTGTACAGGCAACCGCCGCCCGCCCGGATACCCCGGCAGCCGCTGCCACAGCCGCTCCCCCATCCGCCGTGCGCGCGGCCATCGCTTCCGGCGACATCGAACCCCTTGGCAGTTGGCAGGACGGCTGGCACGAGGAATGGCGCGACGACGGGCATGCCCCCGGCAGTCCGGAAGACGGCCCCCCGGTGCAGACCCTGCAACTGGCGCTGGGTGACGAGGAGCAGGACAGCTTTCTTTCGGCCCTGGGCTCGGCCTGGGACTACACCAGCCGCTTCCGCCCGGTGGAAATCGGCAAGCTGGCCATCACCCAGGACGGCACCACCATTCTGGTGCCGTACAACGAAATCGTCTTCGTGGAGGCCTACGAGGACTACAGCTACGTGCACACCTCCACCGACAAGTATCTGACCTCGTACCGGCTGAAGGTGCTGGAAGGCAGGCTGCGCCCGCACCGGTTCTTCCGGGTGCACCGCAAGTATCTGGTGAACCTGGACATGGTGACGGAAATCGCCTCGGTGCCGGGCGGCAACTGCATGCTGCGCACCATGGGCCGCACCCGCATCGAACTGCCCATCAGCCGCAGGCGGCTGGGCGAACTGAAAGAGATACTGGGGCTTTAG
- a CDS encoding methyl-accepting chemotaxis protein codes for MSHRLSSVRARILLLAACGIVATGLVAAIALHAMSAIRADFTGVTQHSLAGKIATLSIGKDLNYVSRLTRNIMLGSNLEKDLAGLERTAASIREGFRGLNRAAASEETRRKVAEAEDSTMRFVEDGMTFVRGLAQLPPTDRHLRYPQYHASATPLAEASRRHFDALVTDADASYAESLARFEHDLAAGRIRVLLLSGGVVAALLLLGWCIVRAIVRPLDRATAYARAVEGGRYDDLTEDEARAFSGEVGTLVGVMRAMVARIRQRIGFAQGVLHSLPVPCAILNTDGTVQWANDALAALSGRSGSGTSLAGQPGARALPTPHAAAICDDALRRNRLRRADLPLDDEGERGADMTACPVHDLDGNPLGVMACLVDVSELRRQQRLVMERNEALAEAADNAGRVGGDVVDAARRVDESVRESLRRSDMQQARTAEVSVAVEQMNATVAEVARGATDAAGSADEALRRAAEGREVVQRAVAAIAEVDETARNLRNEMGDLAGKAEGIGRIAGVISDIADQTNLLALNAAIEAARAGDAGRGFAVVADEVRKLAEKTMTATREVEEFVRAIRESSGRSVRATEETTAIVGRATQLASGAGEALAAIHHIATDTADRVRAIATASEQQSAASEQIARSTTEIRGAADETGAALRGIGAAMDDVRRMSADLAAIVAAMQN; via the coding sequence ATGTCGCACCGGCTGTCCAGCGTACGCGCCCGCATCCTGCTGCTTGCCGCCTGCGGCATCGTGGCCACCGGTCTGGTGGCGGCCATCGCCCTGCACGCCATGAGCGCCATCCGCGCGGACTTCACCGGGGTGACCCAGCACAGCCTGGCCGGCAAGATCGCCACCCTGTCCATCGGCAAGGATCTGAACTACGTCAGCCGCCTTACCCGCAACATCATGCTGGGCAGCAACCTGGAGAAGGACCTGGCCGGGCTGGAACGCACCGCCGCCTCCATCCGCGAAGGGTTCCGCGGGCTGAACCGCGCCGCAGCCAGCGAAGAGACCCGGCGCAAGGTGGCCGAGGCCGAGGATTCCACCATGCGGTTCGTGGAGGACGGCATGACCTTCGTGCGGGGGCTGGCCCAGCTGCCCCCGACGGACCGGCATCTGCGCTACCCGCAGTACCACGCCTCGGCCACGCCGCTGGCGGAGGCCTCGCGCAGGCACTTCGACGCCCTGGTGACCGACGCCGACGCCTCGTACGCCGAAAGCCTGGCCCGCTTCGAACACGACCTGGCCGCCGGGCGGATCCGGGTGCTGCTGCTATCCGGCGGCGTGGTGGCCGCGCTGTTGCTGCTCGGCTGGTGCATCGTGCGGGCCATCGTGCGCCCGCTGGACCGGGCCACCGCCTATGCCCGTGCCGTGGAGGGAGGCCGCTACGACGATCTGACCGAGGACGAGGCCCGCGCCTTTTCCGGTGAAGTCGGCACCCTTGTGGGCGTCATGCGGGCCATGGTGGCCCGGATCCGCCAGCGCATCGGCTTTGCCCAGGGGGTGTTGCACAGCCTGCCGGTGCCCTGCGCCATCCTGAACACCGACGGCACGGTGCAGTGGGCCAACGACGCCCTGGCCGCGCTGTCGGGCCGAAGCGGCTCTGGCACATCACTGGCGGGCCAGCCCGGCGCGCGCGCCCTGCCCACCCCGCATGCCGCCGCCATCTGCGACGACGCCCTGCGCCGCAACAGGCTGCGCCGGGCCGATCTGCCCCTGGACGACGAGGGCGAACGCGGCGCGGACATGACCGCCTGCCCCGTGCACGATCTGGACGGCAATCCCCTGGGGGTCATGGCCTGCCTGGTGGACGTTTCCGAACTGCGCCGCCAGCAGCGCCTGGTCATGGAACGCAACGAGGCCCTGGCCGAGGCCGCCGACAACGCGGGCCGGGTGGGCGGCGACGTGGTGGACGCCGCGCGCCGGGTGGACGAGAGCGTGCGCGAATCGCTGCGCCGCTCGGACATGCAGCAGGCCCGCACCGCCGAGGTTTCCGTGGCCGTGGAGCAGATGAACGCCACCGTGGCCGAGGTGGCGCGCGGGGCCACCGATGCCGCAGGGTCCGCCGACGAGGCCCTGCGCCGCGCCGCCGAAGGGCGCGAGGTGGTGCAGCGCGCCGTGGCCGCCATTGCCGAGGTGGACGAGACGGCCCGCAACCTGCGGAACGAAATGGGCGACCTGGCGGGCAAGGCCGAGGGCATCGGGCGCATTGCCGGGGTCATCAGCGACATCGCGGACCAGACCAACCTGCTGGCGCTCAACGCCGCCATCGAGGCGGCCCGCGCGGGCGACGCCGGACGGGGATTTGCCGTGGTGGCCGACGAGGTGCGCAAACTGGCCGAAAAGACCATGACCGCCACCCGCGAGGTAGAGGAATTCGTGCGGGCCATCCGCGAAAGTTCCGGCCGCAGCGTGCGCGCCACGGAAGAAACCACGGCCATCGTGGGACGGGCCACGCAACTGGCGTCCGGCGCGGGCGAGGCCTTGGCGGCCATCCATCACATCGCCACCGACACGGCGGACCGGGTGCGGGCCATCGCCACGGCCAGCGAACAGCAGTCCGCCGCCAGCGAGCAGATTGCCCGCTCCACCACCGAAATTCGCGGGGCTGCGGACGAAACCGGGGCCGCCCTGCGCGGCATTGGCGCGGCCATGGACGACGTGCGCCGCATGAGCGCCGATCTGGCGGCCATTGTTGCCGCCATGCAGAACTGA
- a CDS encoding amino acid ABC transporter permease, whose amino-acid sequence MIRYWLEKTWVQNAVLISLAAFAIYYCGWVFDFGYEFKWSMLFTRNETYGVVMGAEILKGLANTVRISLISSALALLLGTMLGLARLSLFRPLRATATCVIEFFRNTPLLIQLFFWYFAFPAILPDNAREALFSIQFEFWCATIGLSIYTASFMAEVIRAGLQSIPKGLLEAAYSSGLSYFQVLRTIILPLAFRAIIPPLGSEFLNNMKNSSLAMVVGVAELTWHAQQVESLTFKGFEATSAATVLYLSLSLIISFILNGVNGRMRLDTAPSRSVPVLAVGALLAPLGLLRRLFIRPVTRALRARRRSAAQTTYTPLAAMLHQLGGHAARAAVLAGKGLFVALLAGLFYSVGKGLLGFQWHVVFENLRSLLIWHFPNGRSDEMFLGLGGLAYSLLMAVIAISVSFLIGLAVGVGRSSSNRVFRIPCLLYIELIRGNPLIIVIFWVYFFIPVMFGTTLNVFWSATWALTAFTGAYIAEIVRTGIQNIPAGQLEAAYSTGLTYLQAMRKIVLPQALKQMIPAIVGQFIAIFKDTSLAFVLGVLELTFVAQGINNRLMVHPMEIYGTVAFLYFICCYSMSVFAARLERRLSPEKISLRM is encoded by the coding sequence ATGATCCGATACTGGCTGGAAAAGACCTGGGTCCAGAACGCAGTCCTCATCTCGCTGGCGGCGTTCGCCATCTACTACTGCGGCTGGGTCTTCGACTTCGGCTACGAATTCAAGTGGAGCATGCTCTTCACGCGCAACGAGACCTACGGCGTGGTCATGGGCGCGGAAATCCTGAAGGGCCTCGCCAACACGGTGCGCATCTCGCTGATCAGCTCCGCCCTTGCGCTGCTGCTGGGCACCATGCTGGGCCTCGCGCGGCTTTCGCTGTTCCGCCCGCTGCGGGCCACGGCCACCTGCGTCATCGAATTCTTCCGCAACACGCCGCTGCTCATCCAGCTGTTCTTCTGGTACTTCGCCTTTCCGGCCATTCTGCCCGACAACGCGCGCGAGGCGCTGTTCTCCATCCAGTTCGAGTTCTGGTGCGCCACCATCGGCCTGTCCATCTACACCGCCTCGTTCATGGCCGAGGTGATCCGCGCCGGGCTCCAGTCCATCCCCAAGGGGCTGCTGGAAGCGGCCTACTCCTCGGGCCTGTCCTATTTCCAGGTGCTGCGCACCATCATCCTGCCGCTGGCGTTCCGGGCCATCATTCCGCCGCTGGGCAGCGAGTTCCTGAACAACATGAAGAACTCGTCGCTGGCCATGGTGGTGGGCGTGGCGGAACTTACCTGGCATGCCCAGCAGGTGGAATCGCTGACCTTCAAGGGCTTCGAGGCCACCAGCGCCGCCACGGTGCTGTATCTTTCGCTGTCGCTGATCATCTCGTTCATCCTCAACGGGGTGAACGGCCGCATGCGGCTCGACACCGCCCCCAGCCGCTCGGTGCCGGTGCTGGCGGTGGGCGCGCTGCTGGCGCCCTTGGGGCTGCTTCGCCGCCTGTTCATCCGGCCCGTCACCCGCGCCCTGCGGGCCCGCCGCCGCTCCGCCGCCCAGACCACCTACACCCCGCTGGCGGCCATGCTGCACCAGCTTGGCGGGCACGCCGCCCGCGCCGCCGTGCTGGCGGGCAAGGGGCTGTTCGTGGCGTTGCTGGCCGGGCTGTTCTATTCGGTGGGCAAGGGACTGCTGGGTTTCCAGTGGCACGTGGTGTTCGAGAACCTGCGTTCCCTGCTCATCTGGCACTTTCCCAACGGGCGTTCGGATGAAATGTTCCTGGGCCTTGGCGGCCTTGCCTATTCGCTGCTGATGGCCGTCATCGCCATTTCGGTCAGCTTTCTCATCGGGCTTGCCGTGGGCGTGGGGCGCTCGTCGTCCAACCGGGTGTTCCGCATCCCCTGCCTGCTGTACATCGAACTGATTCGCGGCAACCCGCTGATCATCGTCATCTTCTGGGTGTACTTCTTCATCCCGGTCATGTTCGGCACCACGCTGAACGTGTTCTGGTCGGCCACGTGGGCGCTGACGGCCTTTACCGGCGCCTACATCGCCGAAATCGTGCGCACCGGCATCCAGAACATCCCCGCCGGCCAGCTGGAAGCGGCCTATTCCACGGGCCTCACCTACCTGCAGGCCATGCGCAAGATCGTGCTGCCCCAGGCCCTGAAGCAGATGATTCCCGCCATCGTGGGCCAGTTCATCGCCATCTTCAAGGACACCTCGCTGGCCTTCGTGCTGGGCGTGCTGGAACTGACCTTCGTGGCCCAGGGCATCAACAACCGCCTGATGGTCCACCCCATGGAGATCTACGGCACGGTGGCCTTCCTCTACTTCATCTGCTGCTACTCCATGTCGGTGTTCGCGGCGCGGCTGGAACGCAGGCTGTCGCCGGAAAAGATCAGCCTGCGCATGTAG
- a CDS encoding transporter substrate-binding domain-containing protein → MRLVKLLAMASALTVLMASVAMAGPVFDRIQKEKKIRVGIMTDSIPGAFYNEKGEWGGFDYDMATEVAKRMGVEIERVQVNNKTRIALVQSGQIDLSVSNMTHTRERDKSVDFSLTYFFDGQKILSKKGQFKSVKDMVGKKIATMQGTTSEVNVRRALKEAGDPNAETNVISFQKESECFQALQNGRVVGWSTDASILVGYAAKTPGQFELVGDFLSDEPYGMAMPQDDSALRDAVNAAIQDMWKDGTYKKIYNKWYGPGTPFEMPLAGQIEMWP, encoded by the coding sequence ATGCGCTTGGTCAAACTGCTTGCAATGGCTTCGGCCCTTACCGTGCTGATGGCCTCCGTGGCCATGGCCGGTCCGGTCTTCGACCGCATCCAGAAGGAAAAGAAGATCCGCGTCGGCATCATGACCGACTCCATCCCCGGCGCCTTCTACAATGAAAAGGGCGAATGGGGCGGCTTCGACTACGACATGGCCACCGAAGTGGCCAAGCGCATGGGCGTGGAAATCGAACGCGTCCAGGTCAACAACAAGACCCGCATCGCCCTGGTGCAGTCGGGCCAGATCGACCTTTCCGTGTCGAACATGACCCACACCCGCGAGCGCGACAAGTCGGTCGACTTTTCGCTGACCTACTTCTTCGACGGCCAGAAGATCCTGTCCAAGAAGGGCCAGTTCAAGTCCGTGAAGGACATGGTGGGCAAGAAGATCGCCACCATGCAGGGCACCACCTCTGAAGTGAACGTGCGCCGCGCCCTGAAGGAAGCGGGTGACCCCAACGCCGAAACCAACGTGATCTCCTTCCAGAAGGAATCCGAGTGCTTCCAGGCGCTGCAGAACGGCCGCGTGGTCGGCTGGTCCACCGACGCCTCGATCCTGGTCGGCTACGCCGCCAAGACCCCCGGCCAGTTCGAACTGGTGGGCGACTTCCTGTCCGACGAACCCTACGGCATGGCCATGCCCCAGGACGATTCCGCCCTGCGTGACGCCGTGAACGCCGCCATCCAGGACATGTGGAAGGACGGCACCTACAAGAAGATCTACAACAAGTGGTACGGCCCGGGCACCCCGTTCGAAATGCCGCTGGCCGGCCAGATCGAAATGTGGCCCTAA